A single window of Kitasatospora sp. HUAS MG31 DNA harbors:
- a CDS encoding MATE family efflux transporter: MHTLTDRRRHDREILALAVPAFGALVAEPLFLMADSAIVGHLGTAQLAGLGVASAALTTVTGLFIFLAYATTAAVARRIGAGDRRAAIQQGIDGIWLSLILSAVMVALTLALAPEAATALGASPTAAPYAVTYLRISALGVPAMLLVMAATGVLRGLQDTRTPLVVAVAGFGANLLLNVGLVYGANLGVAGSAWGTVLAQTGMAAAYVAVVVRGARREGAGLRPNVEGIKACARTGGPLLVRTLSLRVVLLIATAVAAHLGDAEVAAHQITMTVWIFVAFAMDAIAIAGQAIIGRYLGAADVPGTRAATRRMIEWGVGSGVLLGLLMVLARPLYIPLFTSDPAVQQQLSTVLLLAALTQPAGGLVFVLDGVLMGAGDGGYLAWAMFGTLVCFAPAALAVLLLNGGLLGLWWAMNLFMLVRAAFLALRARTGKWLVTGAVRA; this comes from the coding sequence ATGCACACCCTCACCGATCGCCGCCGGCACGACCGCGAGATCCTCGCCCTGGCCGTCCCGGCCTTCGGCGCGCTGGTCGCGGAGCCGCTGTTCCTGATGGCCGACTCCGCCATCGTCGGGCACCTGGGGACGGCCCAGCTGGCCGGCCTCGGGGTGGCTTCGGCGGCGCTCACGACCGTGACCGGGCTGTTCATCTTCCTGGCGTACGCCACCACGGCGGCGGTGGCCCGGCGGATCGGCGCGGGCGACCGCCGGGCGGCGATCCAGCAGGGCATCGACGGCATCTGGCTCTCCCTGATCCTCTCCGCCGTGATGGTGGCGCTCACCCTGGCCCTGGCCCCGGAGGCCGCCACTGCCCTCGGGGCCTCCCCCACGGCGGCGCCGTACGCGGTGACCTACCTGCGGATCAGCGCGCTGGGCGTCCCGGCGATGCTGCTGGTGATGGCCGCGACCGGGGTGCTGCGCGGCCTCCAGGACACCCGGACGCCACTGGTGGTCGCGGTGGCCGGCTTCGGCGCCAACCTGCTGCTCAACGTCGGACTGGTCTACGGCGCGAACCTGGGCGTGGCCGGCTCCGCCTGGGGCACCGTGCTGGCCCAGACCGGCATGGCCGCCGCCTACGTCGCCGTGGTGGTCCGCGGCGCCCGCCGGGAGGGCGCGGGCCTGCGGCCGAACGTCGAGGGCATCAAGGCCTGCGCCCGCACCGGCGGCCCGCTGCTGGTCCGCACCCTCAGCCTGCGCGTCGTCCTGCTGATCGCCACCGCGGTGGCGGCCCACCTGGGCGACGCCGAGGTGGCCGCGCACCAGATCACCATGACGGTCTGGATCTTCGTCGCCTTCGCCATGGACGCCATCGCCATCGCCGGGCAGGCCATCATCGGCCGGTACCTCGGCGCCGCGGACGTCCCGGGCACCCGGGCCGCCACCCGTCGCATGATCGAGTGGGGGGTGGGCTCCGGCGTGCTGCTGGGCCTGCTGATGGTGCTGGCCCGACCGCTGTACATCCCGCTGTTCACCTCGGACCCGGCGGTGCAGCAGCAGCTCTCCACCGTGCTGCTGCTGGCGGCGCTCACCCAGCCGGCGGGCGGCCTGGTCTTCGTCCTGGACGGCGTGCTGATGGGCGCCGGCGACGGCGGCTACCTGGCCTGGGCGATGTTCGGCACGCTGGTCTGCTTCGCCCCGGCGGCCCTCGCCGTCCTGCTGCTGAACGGCGGGCTGCTCGGGCTCTGGTGGGCGATGAACCTGTTCATGCTGGTCCGGGCCGCCTTCCTGGCGCTCCGGGCGCGCACCGGCAAGTGGCTGGTCACCGGGGCCGTCCGGGCCTGA
- the rplI gene encoding 50S ribosomal protein L9, with the protein MKIILTHEVPGLGSAGDVVEVKDGYARNFLVPRGFAIRWTKGGQKDVDAIRRARKIHAIQTLEAANEVKAKLEGLQVKLAVRSGDAGRLFGSVTQADVVEAIKAADGPAVDKRAVAIASPIKTLGTHKVSVKLHADVQANLDVAVVSA; encoded by the coding sequence ATGAAGATCATCCTCACCCACGAGGTCCCCGGCCTCGGCAGCGCCGGTGACGTCGTCGAGGTCAAGGACGGCTACGCCCGCAACTTCCTGGTCCCGCGTGGCTTCGCCATCCGCTGGACCAAGGGCGGTCAGAAGGACGTCGACGCCATCCGTCGCGCCCGGAAGATCCACGCCATTCAGACCCTGGAGGCGGCCAACGAGGTCAAGGCCAAGCTGGAGGGCCTGCAGGTCAAGCTGGCCGTCCGCTCGGGCGACGCCGGCCGTCTGTTCGGCTCGGTGACCCAGGCCGACGTCGTCGAGGCCATCAAGGCCGCCGACGGCCCGGCGGTGGACAAGCGCGCCGTCGCGATCGCCTCGCCGATCAAGACGCTGGGCACCCACAAGGTGTCGGTCAAGCTGCACGCGGACGTCCAGGCCAACCTCGACGTCGCCGTCGTGTCTGCCTGA
- the rpsR gene encoding 30S ribosomal protein S18 produces the protein MAKPPARKPKKKVCVFCKDKVNYVDYKDTNLLRKFISDRGKIRARRVTGNCTQHQRDVATAVKNSREMALLPYTSTTR, from the coding sequence ATGGCGAAGCCGCCTGCTCGCAAGCCGAAGAAGAAGGTTTGCGTCTTCTGCAAGGACAAGGTCAACTACGTTGACTACAAGGACACGAACCTGCTGCGGAAGTTCATCTCCGACCGCGGCAAGATCCGTGCCCGCCGGGTGACCGGCAACTGCACCCAGCACCAGCGTGACGTCGCCACGGCCGTGAAGAACAGCCGTGAGATGGCGCTGCTGCCCTACACCTCCACCACGCGCTAA
- a CDS encoding single-stranded DNA-binding protein, producing the protein MAGETVITLVGNLVDDPELRFTPSGAAVAKFRIASTPRTFDRQTNEWKDGESLFLTCNVWRQPAENVAESLQRGMRVIVQGRLRQRSYETKEGEKRTVFEVEVDEVGPSLRSATAKVTRANRSGGPGGGGYGGQQGGGGYSGGGQQGGGGWGSGSGGGQSGPSDDPWASSAPSGGNQGGGGWGAPSGGGYSEEPPF; encoded by the coding sequence ATGGCAGGCGAGACCGTCATCACCCTCGTCGGCAACCTCGTCGACGACCCCGAGCTGCGCTTCACCCCGTCGGGTGCCGCGGTCGCGAAGTTCCGTATCGCGTCCACCCCGCGCACCTTCGACCGTCAGACGAACGAGTGGAAGGACGGCGAGAGCCTCTTCCTCACGTGCAACGTCTGGCGTCAGCCGGCGGAGAACGTGGCCGAGTCGCTGCAGCGCGGCATGCGCGTCATCGTGCAGGGCCGACTGCGCCAGCGGTCTTACGAGACCAAGGAAGGCGAGAAGCGGACGGTCTTCGAGGTCGAGGTCGACGAGGTCGGCCCCAGCCTGCGCTCGGCGACCGCCAAGGTCACCCGCGCCAACCGCTCCGGCGGTCCGGGCGGGGGCGGCTACGGCGGCCAGCAGGGCGGCGGCGGTTACAGCGGCGGCGGCCAGCAGGGCGGCGGCGGCTGGGGCTCCGGCTCCGGCGGCGGTCAGTCCGGCCCCTCCGACGACCCGTGGGCGTCCAGCGCTCCCTCTGGTGGCAACCAGGGTGGCGGCGGCTGGGGTGCCCCGTCCGGTGGCGGCTACTCGGAAGAGCCCCCGTTCTAG
- the rpsF gene encoding 30S ribosomal protein S6 — protein MRHYELMVILDPSVEERAVAPLIENFLNVVRTGGGKVEKVDTWGRRRLAYEINKQSEGIYSVIDLKATPEVVKELDRQLSLSESVLRTKVLRPDTH, from the coding sequence ATGCGTCACTACGAGCTGATGGTCATCCTCGACCCTTCGGTCGAGGAGCGCGCTGTCGCCCCCCTGATCGAGAACTTCCTCAACGTCGTCCGCACCGGTGGCGGCAAGGTTGAGAAGGTCGACACCTGGGGTCGCCGCCGTCTGGCCTACGAGATCAACAAGCAGTCCGAGGGCATCTACTCGGTCATCGACCTGAAGGCCACGCCTGAGGTCGTCAAGGAGCTCGACCGCCAGCTCAGCCTGAGCGAGTCGGTTCTGCGGACCAAGGTCCTGCGCCCGGACACCCACTGA
- a CDS encoding lipid II:glycine glycyltransferase FemX — protein MSLRLRTITREEHLAFIRSRPSASHMQVPSWGEVKAEWRTESIGWIDESGEVVGAGLVLYRQLPKLKRYLAYLPEGPVIDWFDRDLDQWLEPMLAHLKSQGAFSVKMGPPVVIRRWDAPTIKEAIAAKQAKRLRDVEPDWYEPRAFEVADRLRKAGWLQGEDGGAGFGDVQPRYVFQVPLANRSLDDIQKGFNQLWRRNIKKAEKSGVEVVQGGYDDLPEFHRLYVVTAERDRFTPRPLSYFQRMWTALTAEDPNRMRLYLAYHEGEALAATTMLTVGEHVWYSYGASANHKREVKPSNAVQWRMMRDSYALGAGVYDLRGISDTLDENDHLFGLIQFKVGTGGQAAEYLGEWDFPLNKLLHKALDIYMSRR, from the coding sequence ATGAGCCTGCGCCTGAGGACGATCACCCGCGAGGAGCACCTGGCCTTCATCAGGAGCCGTCCCTCCGCCAGCCACATGCAGGTCCCGTCCTGGGGCGAGGTGAAGGCCGAGTGGCGCACCGAGAGCATCGGCTGGATCGACGAGTCCGGCGAGGTGGTCGGCGCCGGCCTGGTGCTGTACCGCCAGCTGCCGAAGCTGAAGCGCTACCTGGCCTACCTGCCCGAGGGCCCGGTCATCGACTGGTTCGACCGCGACCTGGACCAGTGGCTGGAGCCGATGCTCGCCCACCTGAAGTCCCAGGGCGCCTTCTCGGTCAAGATGGGCCCGCCGGTGGTGATCCGCCGCTGGGACGCCCCCACCATCAAGGAGGCGATCGCCGCCAAGCAGGCCAAGCGCCTGCGCGACGTCGAGCCGGACTGGTACGAGCCGCGGGCCTTCGAGGTGGCCGACCGGCTGCGCAAGGCGGGCTGGCTGCAGGGCGAGGACGGCGGCGCCGGCTTCGGCGACGTCCAGCCGCGCTACGTCTTCCAGGTGCCGCTGGCCAACCGCTCGCTGGACGACATCCAGAAGGGCTTCAACCAGCTCTGGCGCCGGAACATCAAGAAGGCCGAGAAGAGCGGCGTCGAGGTGGTCCAGGGCGGCTACGACGACCTGCCCGAGTTCCACCGGCTGTACGTGGTCACCGCCGAGCGCGACCGCTTCACCCCGCGTCCGCTGAGCTACTTCCAGCGGATGTGGACGGCGCTCACCGCCGAGGACCCGAACCGCATGCGGCTCTACCTGGCGTACCACGAGGGCGAGGCGCTGGCCGCGACCACCATGCTGACGGTCGGCGAGCACGTCTGGTACTCCTACGGCGCCTCGGCCAACCACAAGCGCGAGGTGAAGCCGTCCAACGCGGTGCAATGGCGGATGATGCGCGACTCGTACGCGCTCGGTGCGGGCGTCTACGACCTGCGCGGCATCAGCGACACCCTGGACGAGAACGACCACCTGTTCGGTCTGATCCAGTTCAAGGTGGGCACCGGCGGGCAGGCCGCGGAGTACCTCGGCGAGTGGGACTTCCCGCTGAACAAGCTTCTGCACAAGGCCCTCGACATCTACATGTCGCGGCGCTGA
- a CDS encoding alanine racemase: protein MTLSLYVDTARWRTHQQSVLAEFPGLVPVAKGNGYGFRNERLAQEAVLLGSPMLAVGTAREAAETAAVFPGDLLVLTPFRPGEEGFAMPAGRVVRTVAHADALTALPPGTRVVVECMTGMRRHGIAPEDLSRLALDRVQLEGFALHLPLDRPDGTDPVDEVAGWVDAIAAAGLPTRFVYLSHLGAADSARLAERYPATVFRSRIGTRLWLGDHEAIQSRATVLDVNAVAKGDRFGYRQNRAPSDGHLLVATGGTAHGVGLEAPKHVQGMVPRAKGLARAGLATVNRTLSPYVWGGKQLWFAEPPHMQVSLLFLPSESKPPAIGDELTLHVRHTTTHFDRVVDR, encoded by the coding sequence ATGACCCTGTCGCTGTACGTGGACACCGCTCGCTGGCGGACGCACCAGCAGTCCGTGCTGGCCGAGTTCCCCGGTCTGGTGCCGGTGGCCAAGGGCAACGGGTACGGCTTCCGCAACGAGCGGCTGGCGCAGGAGGCGGTGCTGCTCGGCAGCCCGATGCTCGCGGTGGGCACCGCGCGGGAGGCGGCGGAGACGGCCGCCGTCTTCCCCGGCGACCTGCTGGTGCTGACTCCGTTCCGGCCCGGCGAGGAGGGCTTCGCGATGCCCGCCGGGCGGGTGGTGCGGACGGTGGCGCACGCCGACGCGCTGACCGCGCTGCCGCCCGGCACCCGGGTGGTCGTGGAGTGCATGACCGGTATGCGCCGGCACGGCATCGCCCCGGAGGACCTGTCGCGGCTCGCCCTGGACCGGGTCCAGCTGGAGGGCTTCGCCCTGCACCTGCCGCTGGACCGGCCGGACGGCACGGACCCGGTGGACGAGGTCGCCGGCTGGGTGGACGCGATCGCCGCGGCGGGCCTGCCCACCCGGTTCGTCTACCTGAGCCACCTGGGCGCGGCCGACTCGGCCCGGCTGGCCGAGCGCTACCCGGCGACGGTCTTCCGCTCCCGGATCGGCACCCGGCTCTGGCTCGGCGACCACGAGGCGATCCAGTCCCGGGCGACCGTGCTGGACGTGAACGCGGTGGCCAAGGGCGACCGGTTCGGCTACCGCCAGAACCGCGCCCCGTCCGACGGCCACCTGCTGGTGGCCACCGGAGGCACCGCGCACGGCGTGGGCCTGGAGGCGCCCAAGCACGTCCAGGGCATGGTGCCGCGGGCCAAGGGCCTGGCCCGGGCCGGGCTGGCCACGGTGAACCGGACGCTGTCGCCCTACGTGTGGGGCGGCAAGCAGCTGTGGTTCGCCGAGCCGCCGCACATGCAGGTCTCGCTGCTGTTCCTGCCGTCCGAGTCCAAGCCGCCCGCGATCGGCGACGAGCTGACCCTGCACGTGCGGCACACCACCACCCATTTCGACCGGGTGGTGGACCGCTGA
- a CDS encoding glycosyltransferase family 87 protein, which produces MTSSTRDEAAGPAPAPAEGPLPNTVVVPADEDPVAAAGSEVFGGPPGRRALLGVSWWTPARFLVLVTIAVYVLGLAQKLPCYEGGWFHGATAQYTHACYSDIPHLFSGRGFSSGLKPYLDPLPGGSPDMQYLEYPVLTGLFMQIAAWLTTPDGVIQDREQWFWMVNAGMLMVCAVIAVVAVSRTHRRRPWDALLFALAPCLALDATINWDLLAVALAAVAMAFWSGSRPVWAGVFIGLATAAKLYPVLLLGPLLVLCWRAGRWRAFGQVAGGAVAAWLVVNLPIMIANQEGWATFYTFSQRRKEDFGSFWLILMQDRGQQLATLNTWIGVTLVLCCLAIAWLALSAPRRPRFAQLAFLVVAAFVLTNKVYSPQYVLWLIPLAVLARPRWRDFLIWQAFEVLYFLGIWSFLAYSGDSKQHGIGQDWYHLAIVLHLAGTLYLCALVVRDVLYPERDPVRQDGSDDPSGGVLDHAPDVFVLGTARARHEEETYAEYAPDGEPDWLTKP; this is translated from the coding sequence ATGACGTCGAGCACCCGAGACGAGGCCGCCGGGCCCGCCCCCGCCCCGGCCGAGGGCCCGCTGCCCAACACCGTCGTCGTCCCGGCGGACGAGGACCCGGTCGCGGCGGCCGGCAGCGAGGTGTTCGGCGGCCCGCCCGGCCGGCGCGCCCTGCTCGGCGTCTCGTGGTGGACCCCGGCCCGGTTCCTGGTGCTGGTGACGATCGCCGTCTACGTGCTCGGGCTGGCCCAGAAGCTGCCCTGCTACGAGGGCGGGTGGTTCCACGGCGCCACCGCCCAGTACACCCACGCCTGTTACAGCGACATCCCGCACCTGTTCTCCGGCCGCGGCTTCTCCTCCGGCCTGAAGCCCTACCTGGACCCGCTGCCGGGCGGCTCGCCGGACATGCAGTACCTGGAGTACCCGGTCCTCACCGGCCTGTTCATGCAGATCGCGGCCTGGCTGACCACGCCGGACGGCGTCATCCAGGACCGCGAGCAGTGGTTCTGGATGGTCAACGCCGGGATGCTGATGGTCTGCGCGGTGATCGCCGTGGTCGCCGTCTCCCGGACCCACCGCCGCCGGCCCTGGGACGCCCTGCTGTTCGCCCTGGCCCCGTGCCTCGCGCTGGACGCCACCATCAACTGGGACCTGCTCGCGGTCGCCCTGGCCGCGGTGGCGATGGCGTTCTGGTCCGGCTCCCGGCCGGTCTGGGCCGGTGTGTTCATCGGTCTGGCCACCGCGGCCAAGCTCTACCCGGTCCTGCTGCTCGGCCCGCTGCTGGTGCTGTGCTGGCGGGCCGGCCGGTGGCGGGCCTTCGGGCAGGTCGCCGGCGGTGCGGTCGCGGCCTGGCTGGTGGTCAACCTCCCGATCATGATCGCGAACCAGGAGGGCTGGGCCACCTTCTACACCTTCAGCCAGCGGCGCAAGGAGGACTTCGGCTCGTTCTGGCTGATCCTCATGCAGGACCGCGGGCAGCAGCTGGCCACCCTGAACACCTGGATCGGCGTGACCCTGGTGCTCTGCTGCCTCGCCATCGCCTGGCTGGCGCTGTCCGCTCCGCGCCGCCCGCGCTTCGCCCAGCTGGCCTTCCTGGTGGTGGCGGCCTTCGTGCTCACCAACAAGGTCTACTCGCCGCAGTACGTGCTCTGGCTGATCCCGCTCGCCGTGCTGGCCCGGCCGCGCTGGCGGGACTTCCTGATCTGGCAGGCCTTCGAGGTGCTGTACTTCCTCGGCATCTGGTCGTTCCTGGCCTACAGCGGGGACTCCAAGCAGCACGGCATCGGCCAGGACTGGTACCACCTGGCGATCGTGCTGCACCTGGCCGGCACGCTCTACCTGTGCGCCCTGGTGGTCCGCGACGTCCTCTACCCGGAGCGCGATCCGGTGCGCCAGGACGGCAGCGACGACCCCTCCGGCGGTGTGCTGGACCACGCCCCGGACGTCTTCGTCCTCGGCACGGCCCGGGCCCGCCACGAGGAGGAGACCTACGCGGAGTACGCCCCCGACGGCGAGCCCGACTGGCTCACCAAGCCGTAG
- a CDS encoding transglycosylase domain-containing protein → MTRAEMRRQAQKGGGGRRGGAATATRDGKPPKKRFIDYPRFDKDGFRRWVPSWKQWLTLFLVFFGGGVAAVGVAYALTPVPDPKNLVSNENNIYFWADGSEMTRSGGSNGNKENVELAAISREAQDAAIAAENESFRTDSGIDPKGIARAVYNMARGQETQGGSTITQQYVKNVYLSQDQTLTRKMKEFFITLKINGQTSKDVILRDYLNTAWYGRGSTGIQAAAQAYYGVDAKDLNACQSAMLAGLLKGAGLYDPSIPANKERAVERWKWILDRMVITKALTPEKRAECTTFPEPIVKKAPASMNGEVSYLVETANKYLSAHGIPEEQLGRGGYKVYTTFQKDKVDLLKKAVDEAEAKALKPDKRPEDQFVQVGASSVVPNDGAIVALYGGPGVENNHHTNNADSTGIPVGSTFKPFVLATAMQSGVLTKQGEDGKPARINPDSRYLADDKAQIYTKDGSPAIGDDGKPYRQANESRDKPGYVSLKEAMKNSYNVPFVQLGQDVGGKNIENMAIALGLRKESLAPSSTLTFPLGTSTPSAIRMASAYSVFAARGQQADPYSVTKVEHQNKEVAGFTRKPAKTVLDQAVADNITDVLVNVAKNGTGKATNALNRPVAGKTGTTDDGMSAWWVGYTPQLVTSVGMWREEPGKSKLLSLDGTAGQKSFHGGGLPTDIFVRYMGAALDGQPKTDFPKADKVGEQVDSSGAPSTASPSPSASETAATAAPSTAAPEPTATTGPTPSASITGKPSPSCGGILGSLCPSPTRTKPSGKPTDPTMDPSTPIGVPPQQ, encoded by the coding sequence ATGACCCGGGCCGAGATGCGCAGACAGGCCCAGAAGGGCGGAGGCGGCCGCCGCGGCGGTGCGGCGACCGCCACCCGTGACGGCAAGCCGCCGAAGAAGCGGTTCATCGACTACCCGCGCTTCGACAAGGACGGCTTCCGGCGCTGGGTGCCCTCCTGGAAGCAGTGGCTGACGCTGTTCCTGGTGTTCTTCGGCGGCGGCGTGGCCGCGGTCGGGGTGGCCTATGCGCTCACCCCCGTCCCGGACCCGAAGAACCTGGTGAGCAACGAGAACAACATCTACTTCTGGGCCGACGGCTCGGAGATGACGCGCTCCGGCGGCAGCAACGGCAACAAGGAGAACGTCGAGCTCGCCGCGATAAGCCGGGAGGCCCAGGACGCCGCCATCGCCGCGGAGAACGAGAGCTTCCGCACCGACAGCGGCATCGACCCCAAGGGCATCGCCCGCGCCGTGTACAACATGGCGCGCGGTCAGGAGACCCAGGGCGGTTCGACGATCACTCAGCAGTACGTCAAGAACGTCTACCTGAGCCAGGACCAGACGCTGACGCGCAAGATGAAGGAGTTCTTCATCACGCTGAAGATCAACGGTCAAACCAGCAAGGACGTCATCCTCCGGGACTACCTCAACACCGCCTGGTACGGCCGCGGTTCCACCGGCATCCAGGCCGCCGCCCAGGCGTACTACGGTGTCGATGCCAAGGACCTGAACGCCTGCCAGTCCGCCATGCTGGCCGGCCTGCTGAAGGGCGCCGGCCTCTACGACCCCAGCATCCCCGCCAACAAGGAGCGGGCGGTCGAGCGGTGGAAGTGGATCCTGGACCGGATGGTCATCACCAAGGCACTCACCCCGGAGAAGCGGGCCGAGTGCACCACCTTCCCCGAGCCGATCGTGAAGAAGGCCCCGGCGAGCATGAACGGCGAGGTCAGCTACCTCGTCGAGACGGCCAACAAGTACCTCTCGGCCCACGGCATCCCTGAGGAGCAGTTGGGCCGCGGCGGCTACAAGGTGTACACCACCTTCCAGAAGGACAAGGTCGACCTCCTCAAGAAGGCCGTCGACGAGGCCGAGGCCAAGGCGCTCAAGCCGGACAAGCGCCCGGAGGACCAGTTCGTCCAGGTGGGCGCCTCCTCGGTGGTGCCGAACGACGGCGCGATCGTGGCCCTCTACGGCGGCCCGGGTGTGGAGAACAACCACCACACCAACAACGCCGACTCCACCGGTATCCCGGTGGGCTCGACCTTCAAGCCCTTCGTGCTGGCCACCGCGATGCAGTCCGGCGTGCTCACCAAGCAGGGCGAGGACGGCAAGCCGGCCCGGATCAACCCCGACTCGCGCTACCTGGCCGACGACAAGGCGCAGATCTACACCAAGGACGGCTCCCCGGCCATCGGCGACGACGGCAAGCCGTACCGCCAGGCCAACGAGAGCCGGGACAAGCCGGGTTACGTCTCCCTGAAGGAGGCGATGAAGAACTCGTACAACGTCCCCTTCGTCCAGCTCGGCCAGGACGTCGGCGGCAAGAACATCGAGAACATGGCGATCGCCCTCGGCCTGCGCAAGGAGAGCCTGGCGCCGTCCTCGACCCTCACCTTCCCGCTGGGCACCTCGACCCCGAGCGCGATCCGGATGGCCTCCGCGTACTCGGTGTTCGCGGCCCGGGGCCAGCAGGCCGACCCGTACTCGGTGACCAAGGTGGAGCACCAGAACAAGGAGGTTGCCGGGTTCACCCGGAAGCCCGCGAAGACCGTGCTCGACCAGGCCGTCGCGGACAACATCACCGACGTGCTGGTGAACGTGGCCAAGAACGGCACCGGTAAGGCCACCAACGCGCTGAACCGCCCGGTGGCCGGCAAGACCGGTACCACCGACGACGGCATGTCGGCCTGGTGGGTCGGCTACACCCCGCAGCTGGTGACCTCGGTCGGTATGTGGCGAGAGGAGCCGGGCAAGAGCAAGCTGCTCTCGCTGGACGGCACCGCTGGCCAGAAGTCCTTCCACGGTGGTGGCCTGCCGACCGACATCTTCGTCCGGTACATGGGCGCCGCCCTGGACGGCCAGCCCAAGACCGACTTCCCGAAGGCGGACAAGGTCGGCGAGCAGGTCGACTCCTCCGGTGCGCCGTCCACGGCCTCCCCGTCGCCCTCCGCCTCGGAGACCGCGGCCACGGCCGCGCCGTCCACCGCGGCCCCGGAGCCGACCGCGACCACCGGTCCGACGCCCAGCGCCAGCATCACCGGGAAGCCCTCGCCGAGCTGCGGCGGCATCCTCGGGTCGCTCTGTCCCTCGCCGACCCGGACCAAGCCGAGCGGCAAGCCGACCGATCCGACGATGGATCCGAGCACACCCATCGGAGTCCCACCCCAGCAGTAG
- a CDS encoding PadR family transcriptional regulator, which yields MSRRSGVLEFAVLGLLHDAPMHGYELRKRLNVLLGSFRAFSYGTLYPCLKSLVAQGFLVEDNPDTEYVPATALNGKRSKIVYRLSPEGKQRFEELLADSGPDAWEDEHFGVHFAFFGRTDKAVRMRVLEGRRSRLEERLERMRSSIARTRERFDDYTLELQRHGLESVEREVRWLNELIETERANRTGRNEASAGTPMTSDGRGQEAGSSDPPGPPHDRPGRS from the coding sequence ATGAGCAGGCGCTCGGGAGTGCTGGAGTTCGCCGTCCTCGGCCTGCTCCACGACGCCCCGATGCACGGCTACGAGCTGCGCAAGCGGCTCAACGTCCTGCTCGGCTCCTTCCGGGCCTTCTCCTACGGAACGCTCTACCCCTGCCTGAAGAGCCTGGTCGCCCAGGGTTTCCTGGTGGAGGACAACCCGGACACCGAGTACGTGCCGGCCACCGCACTCAACGGCAAGCGGTCGAAGATCGTCTACCGGCTCTCGCCCGAGGGCAAGCAGCGCTTCGAGGAGCTGCTCGCCGACTCCGGGCCGGACGCCTGGGAGGACGAGCACTTCGGCGTCCACTTCGCCTTCTTCGGACGTACCGACAAGGCCGTGCGGATGCGCGTGCTGGAAGGCCGCCGGAGCCGGCTGGAGGAGCGACTGGAGCGGATGCGCAGCTCGATCGCCCGCACCCGCGAGCGGTTCGACGACTACACGCTGGAGCTCCAGCGGCACGGGCTCGAATCGGTCGAGCGCGAGGTCCGCTGGCTCAACGAGCTGATCGAGACCGAGCGGGCCAACCGGACCGGGCGCAACGAGGCGTCCGCCGGCACCCCCATGACTTCGGACGGCCGTGGCCAGGAGGCCGGGTCCTCGGACCCGCCGGGGCCACCGCACGACCGCCCGGGGCGCTCCTGA
- a CDS encoding inositol-3-phosphate synthase, with protein MGSVRVAIVGVGNCAASLVQGVEYYKDADPAGKVPGLMHVQFGDYHVRDVEFVAAFDVDAKKVGFDLADAIGNSENNTIKICDVPPTGVTVQRGHTLDGLGKYYRETIEESDEAPVDVVQALKDAQVDVLVCYLPVGSEAAAKFYAQCAIDAKVAFVNALPVFIAGTKEWADKFTEAGVPIVGDDIKSQVGATITHRVMAKLFEDRGVILERTMQLNVGGNMDFKNMLERERLESKKISKTQAVTSQIRDRELGAKNVHIGPSDYVAWLDDRKWAYVRLEGRAFGDVPLNLEYKLEVWDSPNSAGVIIDAVRAAKIAKDRGIGGPILSASSYFMKSPPVQYFDDEAKENVEKFIRGEVER; from the coding sequence ATGGGTTCGGTTCGCGTAGCCATCGTCGGCGTGGGCAACTGCGCCGCCTCGCTGGTGCAGGGTGTCGAGTACTACAAGGACGCCGACCCGGCCGGCAAGGTCCCCGGGCTGATGCACGTCCAGTTCGGTGACTACCACGTCCGTGACGTGGAGTTCGTCGCCGCGTTCGACGTCGACGCCAAGAAGGTCGGCTTCGACCTGGCCGACGCCATCGGCAACAGCGAGAACAACACCATCAAGATCTGCGACGTGCCGCCGACCGGCGTCACCGTCCAGCGCGGCCACACCCTCGACGGTCTGGGCAAGTACTACCGCGAGACCATCGAGGAGTCGGACGAGGCGCCGGTCGACGTCGTCCAGGCCCTGAAGGACGCCCAGGTCGACGTCCTGGTCTGCTACCTGCCGGTGGGCTCCGAGGCCGCCGCCAAGTTCTACGCCCAGTGCGCCATCGACGCCAAGGTCGCCTTCGTGAACGCCCTCCCGGTGTTCATCGCCGGCACCAAGGAGTGGGCGGACAAGTTCACCGAGGCGGGCGTGCCGATCGTCGGTGACGACATCAAGTCCCAGGTCGGCGCCACCATCACGCACCGCGTCATGGCGAAGCTGTTCGAGGACCGCGGTGTCATCCTCGAGCGCACCATGCAGCTGAACGTCGGCGGCAACATGGACTTCAAGAACATGCTCGAGCGCGAGCGCCTGGAGTCCAAGAAGATCTCCAAGACCCAGGCCGTCACCTCGCAGATCCGCGACCGCGAGCTGGGTGCGAAGAACGTCCACATCGGCCCGTCCGACTACGTCGCGTGGCTCGACGACCGCAAGTGGGCGTACGTCCGCCTCGAGGGTCGCGCCTTCGGCGACGTCCCGCTGAACCTGGAGTACAAGCTCGAGGTCTGGGACTCCCCGAACTCGGCCGGTGTCATCATCGACGCCGTGCGCGCCGCGAAGATCGCCAAGGACCGCGGCATCGGTGGCCCGATCCTGTCGGCGTCCTCGTACTTCATGAAGTCCCCGCCGGTCCAGTACTTCGACGACGAGGCCAAGGAGAACGTCGAGAAGTTCATCCGCGGTGAGGTCGAGCGCTGA